CCCACACCCCGACGCCCACGGCAACGGCGACGCACACCCATACTCCCACGGTCAGCCCGACGCCAACCGGCCCGACCCCTACGCCCACGCCCTCTCCGATGCCGACCTTTGTCTGCCTCCAGCAGGGGAGCGCCGGCTATACCGGGACCACGGATACCTACCTGGACCTGGCCAACCCCAGCACTCCGTATGGCTCGGCCAACAAGATGTACGTGAAGACCCAGGAGATCGTCAACTCGCTGGTGCGGTTTGAGCTGGGCGACCTGCCGGCGAACATCACCGTCGTCACCGCCACCATGAAGATACTCGTGCTGGACCGCACCCCGGATAAGCCCATCACCCTGCGCGCCTACCGCGTCGCCAAGCACTGGAACGAGGATGAGGCCACCTGGTACAACGCCACCTCCACCACCCTCTGGTCGGCGCCCGGCTGTCAAGCCCCCGGCGCGGACTACTCGGACATCGGCGCGGTCGAGCTGGCCGGCTTCGACGGGGAGGGGGTCTGGGCCACCTTTGACCTGACGAACATGGTGCGCCATTGGGTCACATATCCCTCGGAAAACCACGGGGTGGTGATCAAGGGATATCGCTACCAAGACCAGACCACCATGTACACCTTCTGGTCCTCCGAGGTCTCCAACGTCGGACTGCGGCCCCAGCTCTGCGTCGGCTACCTGATGCCGACTCCGACACCCACGGCCACTCCTACCAACACGCCGACCTTCACCCCCACACCAACGCCGACCCATACCGCCACGCCGACGGCCACGCCGACCCCGACCGATACGATGACGCCCACGCCCACCTTTACGGCAACCCCCACCACCGGCATCATCCGTGGGCTGGTATGGAATGACCAGAACGGCGATGCGGTGCGGCAGGAGGGCGAGCCGCCGCTCGCCGGCGTCACCATCGGCATCCGCTACCTGGGCATCGAGTTCGACACCCAGGTGACCGCCGGCGACGGCTCCTTCGTCTTCGCCGGCCTGCTCCCCGGCGATTACACCGTGCGCGCCTACGATGTCCCTGGCTTCGCCTGGACCACCCCCAATATGGCCATCATCCCGGTGCAGGCCAACACCACCAACTATATCGAGTTCGGGGCCTGGATACCGCCCACCGCTACCGCCACCCCGACGGCGACCAGCACGGCCACCAGCACCGCCACGCCGACGCCGACATCCACTGCCACGCCCACCCCGTGCCCGGACACCTATGAGCCGGACGA
Above is a window of Anaerolineae bacterium DNA encoding:
- a CDS encoding DNRLRE domain-containing protein, which translates into the protein MHQLYSRHPGSGRWVRFGVCAGLLVAGILAFLLLYTPPASLAVPPAAHTFYGTVQLSGQNVPDGTLITAYVYDGSDIVICGTTTTFTPAPPAPQVSVYTLPVTGDDPDTPNKEGAAEGDTVHFRIGPWDDGVDADQTGIWHSSDFTELNLTGTALPTPTPTHTNSPTATPTGPTPTFTPAPTHTPTPTATATHTHTPTVSPTPTGPTPTPTPSPMPTFVCLQQGSAGYTGTTDTYLDLANPSTPYGSANKMYVKTQEIVNSLVRFELGDLPANITVVTATMKILVLDRTPDKPITLRAYRVAKHWNEDEATWYNATSTTLWSAPGCQAPGADYSDIGAVELAGFDGEGVWATFDLTNMVRHWVTYPSENHGVVIKGYRYQDQTTMYTFWSSEVSNVGLRPQLCVGYLMPTPTPTATPTNTPTFTPTPTPTHTATPTATPTPTDTMTPTPTFTATPTTGIIRGLVWNDQNGDAVRQEGEPPLAGVTIGIRYLGIEFDTQVTAGDGSFVFAGLLPGDYTVRAYDVPGFAWTTPNMAIIPVQANTTNYIEFGAWIPPTATATPTATSTATSTATPTPTSTATPTPCPDTYEPDDSMLQAKWIEAGGQPQTHNHHQPGDVDYLKFVGIAGQTFRIRTFALGGAGNDTVLTLLDSAGAVLAQNDDDPLNPPASRVDFTCPETGTYFLRVEQKSPAVGGCSITYQIEVRTWVPTPTPTPTPTLA